From Candidatus Electrothrix rattekaaiensis, one genomic window encodes:
- a CDS encoding PD-(D/E)XK nuclease domain-containing protein, producing MRGNGGLSPNNSNNCPLIIIMFQTGYLTIKKKDRWSGEYLLEFPNKEVRDSFLNFAVEHYADSSPDEMSYIVDLLLEALARNEMERFLPALQALFSSITVKQLDKVKEYEGFYHSVIYIVLKLLGIQIQCEVQSSFGSTDAVIMTEEYIYVLEFKMGTATSALEQIKQRKYHAPYLADQRDLVLVGFGFDKAQRNLTEVLVEQIAAPSS from the coding sequence ATGAGAGGAAATGGTGGTCTGTCCCCTAATAATTCTAATAATTGTCCCCTAATAATTATCATGTTTCAGACCGGCTACCTGACCATCAAAAAAAAGGACAGGTGGAGCGGGGAGTACCTGCTTGAATTTCCCAACAAGGAGGTGCGGGATTCCTTTCTTAACTTTGCGGTGGAACATTATGCGGACAGCTCGCCGGACGAGATGAGCTATATTGTGGATCTCCTGCTTGAGGCCCTTGCCCGCAATGAGATGGAACGTTTTTTACCTGCTTTGCAGGCCCTGTTCAGCTCCATAACGGTTAAGCAGCTGGATAAGGTAAAGGAATACGAGGGTTTTTATCATTCTGTTATCTATATTGTTCTGAAGCTGCTGGGTATCCAGATACAGTGCGAGGTGCAGTCGAGCTTTGGCAGCACAGATGCGGTGATCATGACCGAGGAGTACATCTACGTGCTGGAATTTAAAATGGGCACAGCCACATCAGCACTGGAGCAGATCAAACAGAGGAAATATCATGCTCCCTATCTGGCCGACCAGCGGGATCTGGTGCTTGTTGGGTTCGGCTTTGACAAGGCACAACGGAACCTGACCGAGGTGCTTGTTGAGCAGATCGCGGCCCCATCCTCCTAA
- a CDS encoding nucleotidyltransferase domain-containing protein has translation MKAEKQMLPSYLTELKNILTELKPYKAVLFGSYAYGKVGDDSDIDLIVVLDKDDIPRNFDERIENYSFVKKYFKFLKRKVPMDLIVYTRREWDNFVQADNSFTREVLEKGKVLI, from the coding sequence ATGAAAGCGGAAAAGCAGATGCTACCGAGTTACCTGACTGAGTTGAAAAATATTCTGACCGAGCTGAAGCCGTATAAAGCCGTGCTGTTCGGATCATATGCATACGGAAAAGTTGGTGACGACAGCGATATAGATTTAATCGTAGTGCTGGACAAAGACGATATTCCGAGGAACTTTGACGAAAGAATTGAAAATTATTCCTTTGTAAAAAAATATTTCAAGTTTTTAAAACGTAAGGTTCCTATGGACTTGATTGTGTATACGAGGCGTGAATGGGATAATTTTGTTCAAGCGGATAATTCATTCACCAGAGAAGTGCTGGAGAAAGGAAAAGTTCTGATATGA
- a CDS encoding BrnT family toxin, whose amino-acid sequence MNITWDPKKAKINLDKHKVRFSDAEAVFFDPMTLTREDDDAVYEQRFVSVGLDALHRILVVVYTYRGEDIRLISARPATPKERKHYEEGI is encoded by the coding sequence ATGAATATAACTTGGGATCCGAAAAAAGCAAAAATCAACCTTGATAAGCACAAAGTGCGTTTTTCGGATGCGGAAGCCGTTTTTTTTGATCCCATGACCTTGACTCGTGAAGATGATGATGCAGTCTATGAACAACGTTTCGTGAGTGTTGGCCTTGATGCCTTACATCGCATTCTGGTCGTTGTTTACACCTACAGGGGCGAAGATATTCGCTTGATTTCAGCTCGCCCCGCAACCCCAAAAGAGAGAAAACACTATGAAGAAGGAATATGA
- a CDS encoding DEAD/DEAH box helicase, protein MIHLLPNTYRAFYGAFQQLHPIQQQAIEPVLAQKDLIIQSATGSGKTEAVLAPCMERVIRSGANESVLYIVPTRALAADIYRRFKSIVTERLGLGFAIRTGDVKHTGGGSPALMLTTPESLDVMLGSANQDLRGFLARVRTVIIDEAHSFIHQYRGRQLVYLLQRLERRISQSVQRIALSATLADPEEVGRFLGCSPDTVFLADKVNREIVPRLVHLQNDEQELIGLLDDLYREWGYHKILIFANSRGRCDKIFGLLNRLGSFRGMAHLHYSNLTAKQRQLVERSFRKQSRSICIATSTLELGIDVGDVDAVLLFEPPDSVAAFLQRIGRANRRQKAIHFWGLCRGERAGQQVLRFLALLSLARQGRVEAALPKMLPSVLSQQIISCLYEKKRLSLAAVQNLFLDPDVDPSTDPGNEEAATWLKNIFQSLVEKQWLRKDNLKGLYTGGWRYWDALVEHRIWANFPETEVAYKLDVAGEAVADIPQTIVKQLDPGDKVLLAGRRLRILWINTKADKRVLAEPTLERLDDKELLWLGMGCHVSLETAQAMRAVLKSTNSADNEAAAGLFSRSRNLIREQLDQDAKAVLLDNGIEVVLVDQGSFQYRTYLGAVGNMLLAWSVKEYFAAQSEDIEVLSDEIGLVCSQWIRFEKLCLPLQRDDFTAWIKRHFKAMRVMFPLNAFCTTLPTEILRRELTDFILDQRLIDFFQQYKDGSSEIVAGDPRNLEFHPEEPAFLDIPCHCPSFLSLEKERHGGDRAVASVAPIFLPSKDARYRNRPLTGTIIGEYFRHHQCHRYFCASFLRPEDQPPQQSPVDDEYAGLRLARGLAFEREIMAELAGLKEQFHIVREQDQSGMPRSLESRYAETRNWLQRILGQKDLTGNVYLAQGVFLLPDLFGPTRKEQLDGVGIPDLIRVSTGDLAGEQHIFLEVGDIKSVAKPRYHQKWQVAFYAFLLKTFLEREEELVGTNKATQVADTGFLLIRSPLDDTPQRYTFDLQPYLASLPALLRNFAHCLSHPPDQAGWQLQAHCLSCPCFDSCYQQALQEEDIQFIPRLSKGALEKMRALGLRNIGEASAWFAGHRRGTARRAPTTVNTDFSPAQRERLQCAVTSLQENKIARIGQTTDLFPAHITTCFFVHLLNDPVTMLPKAVGFGVSKRSEKMRVFTWVAADTSAKRRRGEPLCSSLPTGQAQGPAPTVWRDFSTCFLDLWQEAADKNGTPHIFFFGSGIRQGINDWAAMMEDGPMRNLFRCSLAPSWTDLAQVLGNHFALPIPATLTLYDLACVLGLSRGDRPIAPTLLAPASLVHFDPLPDLRLQPEDQQPEDQQPEDQQPEDQQPDDHLATILNINRQVQQWITSHLSSDWSRGDRPVALTWENLDDPAQTGSSRGQAHQHFIEAERAFQEKDIRDLQELSLAERVERFRALGPLHFNGTGLDDEGRFLYLFEVADGAESGVSKFRQGDFLKLVPLGVKDLQSGMPVIVDSYEPHQGSVALSSRQRGTLQLQKSLAYSLEEDADDWTTPKLIKVVQTVYSDKVHHPLVDLFAGAWDFTQPLQWQEWISGWLRTEGKIAGLNASQQQGLKMPFRHALSLIQGPPGTGKTSLLGWILIALIRHAQARDEPLRIAVSALTHQAIDQVLSKVVKLVNQYALPDFPGRCCKWGRRDGPEFDENKDEMQVEPLEDPEQVMLSPYLILGATGYGLAHLQKNKKLPAKPFDWVIFDEASQILLPQAMLSLVHGKGNFLFLGDVHQLPPVIRSAPVEKEPIDHSVHVKHQGDNKNDEALESEVRRSLLTLMLHRYPQQSVFLDLTYRMNAEICAFPSRTWYDSRLRPAPANATARLSLKGRLSNAPLDRIIDPEKPVVLVRADHHGCGQESIIEAEIMACLAHRLLSKYGLHKEQLALISPHRAQNNRITRRLTELLGNSDDLPLIDTVERIQGAEREVILFGFTCSDPDQVLGEFLNNPNRFNVAITRARHKLIVVGSETFFTAVAQNEESLRANVCFKEFFACYPSFC, encoded by the coding sequence TTGATCCACCTTCTCCCAAACACCTATCGCGCCTTTTACGGCGCATTCCAGCAGCTGCATCCCATCCAGCAACAGGCCATTGAACCGGTCCTGGCGCAGAAAGATCTTATTATCCAATCTGCCACCGGCTCCGGTAAAACCGAAGCCGTGCTGGCCCCTTGTATGGAGCGGGTCATCCGTTCTGGGGCCAACGAGTCCGTCCTCTATATCGTCCCTACCCGAGCCCTGGCCGCTGATATTTATCGGCGTTTCAAATCAATTGTCACCGAACGCCTAGGGCTTGGTTTTGCCATTCGCACCGGTGACGTCAAACATACAGGGGGTGGCAGCCCGGCCCTGATGCTCACCACGCCCGAGTCGCTGGACGTGATGCTGGGCAGTGCAAATCAGGATCTGCGCGGTTTTCTCGCACGGGTGCGCACCGTGATTATTGATGAAGCCCATTCCTTTATCCATCAATATCGTGGCCGTCAATTGGTCTATCTGCTCCAACGTTTGGAACGGCGTATCAGCCAAAGCGTGCAACGAATCGCCTTATCCGCCACCCTTGCCGACCCCGAGGAAGTGGGCCGATTTTTGGGTTGCTCTCCTGATACCGTGTTCTTGGCCGACAAGGTGAATCGGGAAATCGTGCCTAGGTTGGTGCATCTTCAAAATGATGAACAGGAGCTGATCGGGTTGCTGGATGATCTATACCGCGAATGGGGCTATCACAAGATTTTGATTTTTGCCAACAGTCGGGGACGGTGTGATAAAATTTTCGGGCTGTTGAATCGGCTCGGTTCGTTTCGCGGCATGGCGCATCTGCATTACTCCAATCTGACTGCCAAACAGCGCCAGCTCGTAGAACGCAGTTTTCGCAAGCAAAGCAGATCAATCTGCATTGCCACCTCCACCCTGGAGCTGGGCATCGATGTGGGGGATGTGGATGCGGTGCTCCTGTTTGAGCCGCCTGATTCGGTTGCCGCCTTTTTGCAACGCATCGGTCGGGCCAATCGGCGGCAAAAGGCCATTCATTTTTGGGGGCTGTGTCGGGGCGAGCGGGCAGGACAGCAGGTGTTGCGTTTTCTTGCCTTGCTCAGCTTGGCCCGGCAGGGACGGGTGGAAGCAGCCTTGCCCAAGATGTTACCCAGCGTGCTGAGCCAGCAGATCATTTCATGTCTGTATGAAAAAAAGCGTCTTTCTTTGGCAGCCGTGCAGAATCTCTTTCTTGATCCTGATGTTGATCCGAGTACTGATCCAGGCAACGAGGAAGCGGCAACTTGGCTTAAGAACATCTTCCAATCGCTGGTGGAGAAACAATGGCTACGCAAGGACAATCTCAAGGGCTTATATACAGGGGGCTGGCGCTATTGGGACGCCCTGGTGGAGCATCGGATCTGGGCCAATTTTCCAGAAACCGAGGTTGCATACAAGCTGGATGTGGCGGGTGAGGCCGTGGCTGATATCCCGCAAACCATTGTCAAGCAGCTTGATCCTGGCGACAAGGTCTTGCTCGCTGGTCGGCGGCTCCGTATTTTATGGATTAACACCAAGGCTGATAAACGGGTTCTGGCCGAGCCTACCTTGGAGCGGCTGGATGACAAAGAATTGCTGTGGCTCGGCATGGGGTGCCATGTTTCTTTGGAGACGGCGCAAGCCATGCGTGCAGTGCTCAAATCAACAAATTCTGCTGACAACGAGGCTGCTGCCGGGCTCTTTTCTCGGAGCCGGAACCTGATCCGCGAGCAGTTGGACCAGGATGCCAAGGCTGTCCTGCTCGATAACGGCATTGAGGTGGTCCTTGTCGATCAAGGATCTTTTCAATACCGCACCTATCTGGGCGCAGTGGGCAATATGCTGCTGGCATGGAGTGTTAAGGAATATTTTGCGGCACAATCAGAAGATATTGAGGTGCTGTCCGATGAGATCGGCCTTGTGTGCAGTCAGTGGATCCGTTTTGAAAAGCTGTGCCTGCCCTTGCAACGCGATGATTTTACGGCTTGGATCAAACGCCATTTCAAGGCGATGCGGGTGATGTTCCCGCTCAATGCCTTTTGCACGACCTTGCCGACAGAAATCTTGCGCCGTGAACTCACTGATTTTATATTGGATCAGCGGCTGATTGATTTTTTCCAGCAATACAAAGACGGTTCTTCCGAAATAGTGGCAGGCGATCCCCGCAATCTTGAATTTCATCCAGAGGAGCCTGCCTTTCTTGACATCCCTTGTCACTGCCCATCCTTTTTATCTTTGGAAAAAGAACGGCATGGAGGTGATAGAGCTGTTGCCTCGGTGGCCCCTATCTTCCTGCCTAGTAAGGATGCACGCTACCGGAACAGGCCCTTGACCGGCACTATTATCGGTGAATATTTTCGTCATCACCAATGTCATCGCTACTTTTGCGCTTCTTTTCTCCGGCCCGAAGATCAGCCGCCCCAACAAAGCCCAGTGGACGACGAGTACGCAGGCCTTCGTTTGGCAAGGGGCTTGGCCTTTGAGCGGGAGATTATGGCCGAGCTTGCTGGGCTCAAAGAACAATTTCATATTGTCCGTGAACAGGATCAGTCCGGGATGCCACGTTCCTTGGAGTCCCGTTATGCGGAAACTCGGAATTGGTTGCAGCGTATTCTCGGGCAAAAGGATCTGACAGGAAACGTCTATCTGGCCCAAGGCGTGTTTCTCTTGCCGGACTTGTTTGGCCCAACTCGCAAGGAGCAACTGGATGGGGTCGGTATTCCTGATCTCATCCGTGTTTCAACCGGAGATTTAGCCGGAGAGCAACATATCTTTTTGGAAGTGGGCGACATTAAAAGCGTTGCCAAGCCCCGGTATCATCAAAAATGGCAGGTGGCCTTTTATGCGTTTTTGCTCAAGACCTTTTTGGAGCGGGAAGAAGAGCTGGTCGGCACAAACAAAGCCACCCAAGTTGCTGACACCGGTTTTCTGTTGATCCGCTCGCCCCTTGATGATACGCCCCAGCGTTATACCTTTGATCTCCAGCCGTATCTGGCAAGCTTGCCCGCTCTTTTGCGTAATTTTGCACACTGTCTCTCGCATCCTCCGGATCAGGCCGGGTGGCAATTGCAAGCCCATTGCCTGAGTTGCCCCTGTTTTGACTCCTGTTATCAACAGGCTTTGCAGGAAGAAGATATCCAGTTCATTCCCCGGCTCTCCAAAGGTGCTTTGGAGAAAATGCGGGCTTTGGGATTACGGAATATTGGGGAGGCCTCGGCCTGGTTCGCTGGACATCGTAGGGGCACGGCGCGCCGTGCCCCTACAACCGTAAACACCGATTTCAGCCCCGCGCAAAGAGAGCGTCTGCAATGTGCTGTCACCTCTTTGCAAGAAAATAAAATTGCTCGTATCGGGCAAACGACTGATCTGTTCCCCGCGCATATTACAACCTGTTTTTTCGTCCATCTGCTCAATGACCCTGTGACCATGCTGCCCAAGGCCGTGGGCTTTGGAGTCAGCAAACGAAGCGAGAAGATGCGGGTATTCACCTGGGTGGCAGCGGATACATCAGCTAAGCGCCGTAGGGGCGAACCCCTGTGTTCGTCCTTGCCTACCGGGCAGGCACAGGGGCCTGCCCCTACAGTTTGGCGGGATTTTTCTACCTGTTTTCTTGACCTCTGGCAAGAGGCTGCTGACAAGAATGGCACGCCGCATATTTTCTTTTTTGGTTCAGGAATCCGGCAGGGTATCAATGACTGGGCAGCGATGATGGAGGATGGGCCGATGCGCAATCTTTTCCGTTGCAGCCTTGCTCCTTCTTGGACCGATCTTGCTCAGGTGCTGGGCAACCATTTTGCCCTGCCCATTCCCGCCACGCTCACCTTGTATGATCTGGCCTGCGTTTTGGGGTTAAGTAGGGGCGACCGGCCAATCGCCCCTACGTTACTGGCTCCTGCCTCCCTTGTTCACTTTGACCCTTTGCCGGATCTGCGCCTACAACCGGAGGATCAACAACCGGAGGATCAACAACCGGAGGATCAACAACCGGAGGATCAACAACCGGATGACCATCTCGCCACGATCCTTAACATCAACAGACAGGTTCAACAATGGATCACCTCCCATCTGAGCAGTGATTGGAGTAGGGGCGACCGGCCGGTCGCCCTTACTTGGGAGAATCTCGATGATCCCGCGCAAACCGGATCATCCAGGGGCCAAGCCCATCAACATTTTATCGAGGCGGAACGGGCTTTTCAGGAAAAAGATATCAGAGACTTGCAGGAGCTGTCGCTGGCCGAGCGGGTGGAGCGATTTCGAGCCCTGGGGCCGCTTCATTTTAACGGCACCGGCCTGGATGATGAAGGTCGCTTTCTCTATCTCTTTGAAGTGGCGGATGGTGCAGAATCTGGCGTTTCCAAGTTTCGCCAGGGTGACTTTTTAAAGCTGGTTCCTCTGGGCGTGAAGGATCTGCAAAGCGGCATGCCGGTGATCGTGGACAGCTACGAGCCGCACCAGGGATCGGTGGCTCTCTCTTCGCGGCAACGGGGCACGCTCCAATTGCAGAAAAGTCTGGCCTATTCGTTGGAAGAAGATGCGGATGATTGGACCACGCCCAAGCTCATCAAGGTGGTGCAGACCGTTTATTCTGACAAAGTCCATCATCCCCTCGTGGACCTGTTTGCCGGGGCCTGGGATTTTACCCAGCCTTTGCAGTGGCAGGAATGGATCAGCGGCTGGCTGCGCACTGAGGGCAAGATTGCAGGGTTAAATGCCTCCCAACAACAGGGCCTCAAAATGCCGTTTCGCCATGCCTTGAGCCTGATTCAGGGGCCGCCCGGCACCGGCAAGACCAGTCTGCTGGGCTGGATCTTAATCGCGCTGATCCGTCACGCCCAGGCAAGGGATGAGCCGCTCCGCATTGCCGTCAGCGCCTTGACCCATCAGGCCATTGATCAGGTGCTCAGCAAGGTGGTCAAACTGGTCAATCAATATGCCTTACCCGATTTTCCGGGCCGTTGCTGCAAATGGGGCCGAAGAGACGGGCCAGAGTTTGATGAAAACAAGGACGAGATGCAGGTGGAACCGCTGGAGGATCCTGAGCAGGTGATGCTCTCTCCCTACCTCATTCTTGGTGCCACCGGCTATGGTTTGGCTCATTTGCAGAAAAACAAAAAGCTGCCTGCCAAACCCTTTGATTGGGTGATTTTTGATGAGGCATCACAGATCCTGCTGCCGCAGGCCATGCTGAGCTTGGTTCATGGCAAGGGGAATTTTCTTTTTCTGGGAGATGTGCATCAGTTGCCGCCGGTGATCCGTTCCGCTCCGGTCGAGAAGGAACCGATTGACCACTCTGTCCACGTTAAACACCAAGGGGATAATAAAAATGATGAAGCTCTGGAAAGCGAGGTCCGTCGCTCCCTGCTCACTCTCATGCTGCACCGCTACCCACAACAGAGCGTGTTCCTGGATTTGACCTATCGGATGAATGCGGAAATTTGCGCCTTCCCCAGCCGAACCTGGTACGATTCCAGGTTACGCCCGGCCCCGGCAAATGCGACTGCCCGCTTGTCGCTCAAGGGCAGGCTCAGCAATGCCCCCCTGGACAGGATAATCGATCCCGAGAAACCGGTGGTGCTGGTCCGTGCCGATCATCACGGCTGCGGCCAGGAATCAATAATAGAGGCGGAAATCATGGCCTGCCTAGCCCATCGCCTACTGAGCAAATACGGTCTGCACAAGGAACAGCTGGCGCTCATCTCGCCCCATCGCGCCCAAAATAATCGGATCACCCGCCGTTTGACGGAGCTGTTGGGCAATAGCGATGACCTGCCCCTCATCGACACCGTGGAGCGCATCCAGGGCGCGGAACGCGAGGTGATCCTGTTTGGCTTCACTTGCTCTGACCCGGATCAGGTATTGGGCGAGTTTCTTAACAACCCCAACCGCTTCAACGTTGCCATCACCCGTGCCCGCCACAAACTCATTGTCGTGGGCAGCGAGACCTTTTTCACCGCTGTTGCCCAAAACGAGGAGAGCTTGCGGGCTAATGTTTGTTTTAAGGAGTTTTTTGCGTGCTATCCTTCTTTTTGTTGA